The genomic region taaaacgttacagCTTGgtggattttctagatccgccactgaacCCAAGAGCTAATCGTCCGTAAGCATTATGTCACCCCAAAGATGTGCATTATCTTACATGCATGCATGTCTACCATGACCATGCTTGCTTTAGAGGTTTAGTACAACAATGTTTGAATTTAAATGAAGGGTTTTAGGTCTACCTACAGGCTGTTAGTGATTGCACTCCTTAACCAaatatcaccaccaccaccaaccactTCTTCTCCAATCATCTAGAGAGAGAGAAACACATATACAATAAGAAGAAAGATTTTCTTAAAACAATATGAAAGATCTTCTTGGCCTTTCCAACATGCTTTTTGGAGGGTTTCTTTAGATAGCAAAAAAACTAAATCATTGAAGAATATTATGATAGAACCACTCACAGTTTTCTTTCTGGTAattgtttattatattatttaatttacTGAATTTCACTCTCTAATGTTTCTTGAAATCAAGAATAATGATCATGTGCAGACTCATTTCTTGAGAAAATTGGTTATTTTTGGTGGGAAAATCGAGAAGACTGAATTTACTGCTCCATTTTACCCTGTTTGAACTCAGAAGTGAAGAAAGTACCTGTTTTGCTTTTATGTTCATGTCCTTTTTTCCCACAATTAATGTTTCATTTCATCAACTGTTTGTCTGGTTTGATCTTAAATGTCTCTTCAGTGGAGTCATCCTTCTTAAATATTCAAAACCTTTTCAGAAAATTGaataaaaagattgaagaaaagcATGTCGAGTTACACACTCAATGAAAGATTCAAACAACCAGTCTCTTTGGAATTGGAATCACTGATTCCTACTGGAAATATCACTATGTATATGTCTCAGCAGAATAAcatgaataataataatactatctTCACTGATGTTCTTGATTCCAATGTTGTCACGCGACAAGAATTCGGTAAAATGTTGTTGATGGATCAAATGGGTTCACATGTTCCGCCCTCCGGAATCCAATTCTGTTCTGATCAGTACCAGAATCCTAACGGTTTTCTTTCGTTGGCGGATGAAAGTACACAAGATTCCGAGGGTAATTCGTATGGAATTGGGAATGTGGTTTATGATTCCAAGTATTTAAAAGCGGTTCAACAATTGCTTGATGAGATTGTTCATATCAACAAGGATTGGAAACAACAAGATTTTAAGCAGGAATGCATGAATGATTCCCAACAAGTGTTGATGGAATCGGAATACCGACAAGATTCAAGTCAACTTTCAGCTGTTGAAAAACAAGATTTAGAGGACAAGATGATCAGGTTATCATCTATGTTGAAAGAAGTAAGTTTCCTGTTTTATATGAACATTTGCACATGTTTGATCCGATTAACGTTGCTTCGGTTCAATTCTTATGTTTATTGTCTTACAAACACTTTCTATGTGCACAGGTTGATAGAAGATACAAACAATATTATCATCAAATGCAGATTATTATATCATCATTTGAAGTACTTGCTAGATGTGGGGCAGCAAAAGCCTACACATCACTCGCACTCCAAACAATTTCAAGCCGTTTTCGGTGCTTGAGAGATGCGATTGACAGCCAGATAAAAGTTATATCAAGAAGCCTTGGTGGGATAGATTCAAATGGGAATGGAATCGCGATTTCGAGGCTGAAATTTGTGGATCAGCAACTTAGACGAGAGAAATATGATCAGAAGTTCGGTATGATGGATCAACATATTTGGAGGCCACAAAGAGGGCTTCCTGAAAGCTGTGTGTCGGTTCTGCGTGCATGGTTGTTTGAGCATTTTCTTCACCCGTAATTACTCTTCAACTTCTTCAACTTTGTCATGTTATTTGTTTTGAAAGATTGTTTAGGATTGGAATTGGAACCCGAATCGTTCGGTCTTTTTATTTATCAACATTTTTGGTTCCAATGCCATAGCCAAATCCTTTTTATTGATGACGATAAATATGGTGCTGTCACGCACCTAAACTTATATGCaaaacctttaaaaataaaaCTGTCATTTTAGTTTATTATAAGTAGAAACTTTTTTCCTAATTTTAATCTACATCAAAAATTCTGTTGATCACAATGTACTATGGGCTTGAAAGTTGAAAAGTTATAAACACCGTTACACAAACAAAAGGCGTGATAGGGGAAACACTATTAACGAAATAAATTTTGATGCAGAGAGTTaaaatttgggggggggggtgtgggtATTTAACTAAAGTGATTGAGTTTTGATTAACGAAAACAGCGTGATTTTAAGAGATTTCGCATCTAAGTTTACGAGTGTGATATCTATTCTCTATCCCCATTTGATAGTGTTTATATTTATAGTTTATGTCTATAGCAGATATCCAAAAGATTCGGAGAAGACGATGCTAGCCAGACAAACAGGCTTGACCAAAAGTCAGGTAAGCTTCATGTGTTTTTCAACCcgcggttctatagaaattttttggtatatacgttttcgacccccagtcagaaatctcaagcttcgccactggtaaCTTTGGAATGTTATCTAGAAAAAAATGCACCAAGTTGAAATAAATGAGCTTCATTTCCATTCTGGAACCTCTATAAAATGTTCTTACTTGAAATGACCATGTGGGGTTGAGTTTAGATTCAATAATCATCAACTGAAACAGGTTTCAAACTGGTTTATAAACGCGCGAGTTCGTCTATGGAAGCCAATGGTGGAAGAAATATACCAAGAAGAGTCTGCTGATGCTGCAATGGACTCCAATTCTTCATCAGAAACCACACCTAAAAAGACTTCACTTGATCAACCGCGCGATATGAACCCAAATGCAGCGTCATCCTATCAAGCTCTTCACATGAAAACGTCGGGTGCTATTGTCAATGGCCTTGACGTTATCACAAACCCGATCATCGACAAAGGGGTGTCTCTAACGCTAAGGTTACAACACACGGATAACAGTGGCTTACCCGTCTTGTCTTCTGTTGAGAACCATCATCATGGTTTAGTTGATCCTAGAGATGTTATTTGTGACACCCCAAATTTGTAATATTGTAAGAAATTCATGCCAAGATCAAACCATCATTTGTCACTAATTAAGTTGTCTAATATCTTTTTTAATGTATAACTGATGATTTTAATCAAAGACTACAAAAATGAAATATTTTATAGAAAAGATAATATTTAACACTTTGTTTGGTTAAAAGATTTTACTCATATATTTCTTTCTACAATAATCTAAATAAATTGGAACCCTGCATAAAAGAACACAGATCGGCGTGACAATGTGACACAAGTGTGTATTAATGTTCTCGTTTTAGCAGAATTGTACATGTACCATCCCAATGAAGTCAAAATGTTTATAAATAGAGCCAAAAAATATAACGTTTGACTGGTCAAAGATAAAAAGTAAACAATTTTATTTTAGCGGCAAATTTGGATAATTGGCGGACCATTAGAGTATCATCGTGCAACCAGCAGAACCacacgatcatatccatctccactaggcaatgcatatacaccaattcaTGAGGAAACCCAacaaatatgggaaaaacccccttgtgagaatcgaactcAGGATCTATCAGTTtcaaagccttatcccaccccctGAATGctactaggctataaagccatggacaAAAAGTAAACAAATTAAAGTAGTTTTTTAAGAGCAACCAATAATACTATTAAAATAGAGTAGACCTCTAGCAAGTAACTAGAAGCCACTAGGGGTGCAAATAAgtcgagcggctcgcgagctactctaGAAAAAAACTCAAAATGAGCTGAGCCTTATCGAGCCCAAGTCGAgtttgagcctaaaataaagctcgtttgtttatcgagcccgagctcgagcctcgcatgtgaagctcgttaggctcgtcgagccttagtgtaaatgAGCCGAGTCTacccgagcttatttaaacttgtagacaagccgacctcgaacctaaaaataagcttatttggtaaacgagcccgagcccgagcttcactaaGCTGAGCTCaagcttgagaaaatacaaacgagccgagctcaagtCTAAGCTcacataagttaatcgagctcgagcctggtcgagctcaaGCTctgctcggctcggctcgtttgcacccctagaaGCCACTAACTGGTACATTACACTATGAAGTTAAGTTAATACACCGAGAAGCCCAATCTAACGAGTGAAACCTTGCTCTATTTTCACTATCGAGTCGAGGGTCTCACTAGAAGCAGTCTCTCTacacggggtagaggtaagattgtctacatcttaccatcctcagaccttACCTTAGCTTTGttattggtgagatttactgagtatgatgatgttGTAAACATTTGACATGATCTCATCAAGGCCTCTAGACTTGGACGGCGAAATAATGTTGCAGACTTTTCCATTTCGAGCCTTCCATATAAACCAAACGGTAGAAAAGGAGGTGCTTTGAATCACCATCTTGGTTGAGCGAGTACTTACAAATGACATAGGAATCTTCATTACTTCTTCCACCGAATTCCCCAAGGCTGAAGCCGTTTTACACCATGCAAATACATGATCTCATATACTTTTCGAGAAGTGGTAGGAGATGAGTAGATGCAACGGCGGAGCTTAAGCTTGAGCTAGGGGGTCCTCGGGCCCTCCTGTTTTTTCGCTTAGCAGTGTAAATTTTATTGCAAATTTctgaaaaatataaaattttatatgGTCAATGGTTTCCCCGTAAGGTACCACTGAAGAAGCAAATCCTCAAATGTTTTACTTTGAAAATTTTTTGTTTCCTTATATTCTCAATTCACATTTTAAATCACAATAACATTCTTTTACAATAATTAAACGGTTTTCACAGTATCTAAATAATAAAAGTTGA from Helianthus annuus cultivar XRQ/B chromosome 10, HanXRQr2.0-SUNRISE, whole genome shotgun sequence harbors:
- the LOC110886048 gene encoding BEL1-like homeodomain protein 7 isoform X1, whose product is MSSYTLNERFKQPVSLELESLIPTGNITMYMSQQNNMNNNNTIFTDVLDSNVVTRQEFGKMLLMDQMGSHVPPSGIQFCSDQYQNPNGFLSLADESTQDSEGNSYGIGNVVYDSKYLKAVQQLLDEIVHINKDWKQQDFKQECMNDSQQVLMESEYRQDSSQLSAVEKQDLEDKMIRLSSMLKEVDRRYKQYYHQMQIIISSFEVLARCGAAKAYTSLALQTISSRFRCLRDAIDSQIKVISRSLGGIDSNGNGIAISRLKFVDQQLRREKYDQKFGMMDQHIWRPQRGLPESCVSVLRAWLFEHFLHPRYPKDSEKTMLARQTGLTKSQVSNWFINARVRLWKPMVEEIYQEESADAAMDSNSSSETTPKKTSLDQPRDMNPNAASSYQALHMKTSGAIVNGLDVITNPIIDKGVSLTLRLQHTDNSGLPVLSSVENHHHGLVDPRDVICDTPNL
- the LOC110886048 gene encoding BEL1-like homeodomain protein 7 isoform X2, which encodes MSSYTLNERFKQPVSLELESLIPTGNITMYMSQQNNMNNNNTIFTDVLDSNVVTRQEFGKMLLMDQMGSHVPPSGIQFCSDQYQNPNGFLSLADESTQDSEGNSYGIGNVVYDSKYLKAVQQLLDEIVHINKDWKQQDFKQECMNDSQQVLMESEYRQDSSQLSAVEKQDLEDKMIRLSSMLKEVDRRYKQYYHQMQIIISSFEVLARCGAAKAYTSLALQTISSRFRCLRDAIDSQIKVISRSLGGIDSNGNGIAISRLKFVDQQLRREKYDQKFGMMDQHIWRPQRGLPESCVSVLRAWLFEHFLHPYPKDSEKTMLARQTGLTKSQVSNWFINARVRLWKPMVEEIYQEESADAAMDSNSSSETTPKKTSLDQPRDMNPNAASSYQALHMKTSGAIVNGLDVITNPIIDKGVSLTLRLQHTDNSGLPVLSSVENHHHGLVDPRDVICDTPNL